One Watersipora subatra chromosome 4, tzWatSuba1.1, whole genome shotgun sequence genomic window carries:
- the LOC137394980 gene encoding palmitoyltransferase ZDHHC8-like: MAARKLCSTQLLPSYFAWGFFITLSAIFFIFPCQEVLNSHEKWGPAVVVYDAVLTLLAFAHFLAATFVDPGRYPKASGAEVENSDTRQILNRNIHIKGIEFRVKWCTTCQFYRPPRSSHCSICDMCIDSFDHHCPWVNNCIGRRNYRFYILFLFCLWTHMISVLTISLVTIVNWSGSLGQLIPIMTIIECILVVLFLIPVTGLAAFHTFLVSAGRTTNEQVTGKVKAGFNPFTRGWLNNWLYLCWGPRIPRLIGWEKKRDLMSKVALSKPTGASGEDVAVLIDNQSEGGNSASAALQQSKVDVRAGEDSRSMASSVVSDYRIVRKAINLEKYHNTASTNNLISDGASDYYIPQECESEVGSRIERNDESARLLTASSYDYNGTSDCTNGLQNTDSTSVDNDESSTLLDKHEPLVTSM; encoded by the exons ATGGCTGCTCGCAAGCTCTGCTCTACTCAACTCCTGCCATCTTATTTCGCGTGGGGCTTTTTCATCACCCTCAGCGctatttttttcatatttcc ATGTCAGGAAGTGTTGAACAGCCATGAAAAATGGGGACCCGCTGTAGTTGTCTATGATGCTGTTCTCACTTTACTCGCTTTTGCACATTTTCTTGCTGCCACATTTGTTGATCCTGGCCGCTACCCCAAAG CGAGTGGTGCCGAAGTGGAGAATAGTGACACACGACAAATTCTCAACAGGAACATACACATAAAGGGAATAGAGTTCAGGGTGAAGTGGTGTACCACTTGTCAATTTTACAGACCTCCACGAAGCTCTCACTGCAGTATTTGTGACATGTGCATTGAc AGCTTTGACCACCACTGCCCGTGGGTCAACAACTGCATTGGACGCAGAAACTACAGGTTCTACATACTGTTTCTCTTCTGTCTTTGGACTCATATGATCAGCGTGTTGACCATCAGCCTGGTCACCATCGTTAACTGGTCTGGATCTCTCGGACAGCTCATTCCTATCATGAC TATTATAGAGTGCATTTTAGTGGTATTATTCTTGATACCGGTAACTGGCCTGGCAGCATTCCACACATTCCTAGTGTCAGCAGGTCGTACTACTAACGAGCAG GTGACTGGAAAAGTGAAGGCTgggtttaaccctttcactagAGGTTGGCTGAATAACTGGCTCTACTTGTGTTGGGGTCCACGAATTCCCAG GTTGATAGGCTGGGAAAAGAAGAGAGATCTGATGAGCAAGGTGGCTCTTAGCAAACCAACTGGAGCCTCTGGAGAGGATGTGGCGGTACTTATAGACAATCAGTCGGAGGGGGGTAACTCTGCGTCCGCTGCACTTCAACAGTCCAAG GTCGACGTGCGAGCTGGTGAGGACTCACGAAGTATGGCCAGTAGCGTTGTGTCCGACTATAGAATTGTGAGAAAGGCAATAAACCTGGAAAAGTACCACAACACCGCCTCTACCAACAACCTCATAAGTGATGGCGCGAGTGACTATTATATTCCTCAAGAATGTGAAAGCGAGGTTGGCTCTAGGATAGAGAGGAATGATGAGAGTGCACGACTCCTGACAGCTAGCAGCTACGACTACAATGGCACAAGTGATTGTACAAATGGACTCCAAAACACTGACAGCACAAGTGTGGACAATGATGAATCATCCACACTGCTTGATAAACATGAGCCTTTAGTGACATCCATGTAG